Proteins found in one Magnolia sinica isolate HGM2019 chromosome 5, MsV1, whole genome shotgun sequence genomic segment:
- the LOC131246776 gene encoding protein LAZY 1 isoform X1, translating into MKLLGWMHRKFRQNGGEPMKDFVIGHPCNCISGRPSLDEQHYLPKTAHYGRPSRSQKDNLFRNSFAGLDEAGRDEEHEDLENDELFHGLLAIGTLGSDPIDRISVETITEKQQTDDVTPNDIKLINDELEKELAKDETACDVSSARNSHVSAIMAVNGKQMDVAGDTAIGPVCPLQDYLFGSPIELPETTVVAAKKEHRTSLGELFMRSRMAEENGGKGVSGKCDEKRDGGDKSGVHRVKKMLKRRTTMPGATSRNSAGAGMAPDTVTAETKLHKILHIFHRKVHPESSAATKKCSKSEGYAMKDDIRYDGGGDDGGNKQLPDYDTIVIPQRVIGKDGVRRRNSHSNPSALALSDSNGNREYWIKTDAEYLVLEL; encoded by the exons ATGAAG TTACTCGGGTGGATGCATCGTAAGTTCCGGCAGAACGGCGGCGAGCCCATGAAGGATTTCGTGATCG GGCACCCTTGTAATTGTATTTCAGGCCGTCCATCACTCGACGAACAGCACTACCTCCCAAAGACGGCCCACTACGGCCGGCCCAGCCGATCACAGAAAGACAATCTCTTCCGTAACTCCTTCGCCGGACTCGACGAGGCCGGCCGCGACGAAGAACACGAAGATCTGGAAAATGACGAACTCTTCCACGGCCTACTCGCGATCGGGACCCTTGGATCGGACCCGATCGACCGCATTTCCGTCGAAACCATAACTGAAAAGCAGCAGACCGATGACGTCACGCCAAACGACATCAAGCTCATCAACGACGAACTCGAGAAGGAGCTCGCCAAGGACGAAACTGCATGTGACGTGTCATCAGCCAGAAACAGCCACGTAAGCGCCATCATGGCTGTGAATGGGAAGCAAATGGACGTTGCGGGGGACACCGCTATTGGACCGGTTTGCCCTCTGCAGGACTACCTGTTCGGATCGCCGATCGAGCTGCCGGAGACTACTGTAGTGGCGGCGAAGAAAGAACACCGTACTTCGCTTGGAGAGCTTTTCATGAGGAGTCGAATGGCTGAAGAAAATGGCGGGAAAGGTGTTTCTGGAAAATGCGATGAGAAAAGAGACGGTGGAGATAAGTCCGGGGTCCACCGTGTGAAGAAGATGCTAAAGCGACGAACGACGATGCCCGGAGCTACTTCTAGGAACTCGGCCGGTGCCGGAATGGCGCCCGATACCGTTACGGCCGAGACGAAGCTGCATAAG ATCCTGCATATCTTCCATAGGAAAGTTCATCCTGAAAGCTCTGCTGCTACAAAGAAATGTTCCAAGTCTGAAGGCTACGCGATGAAGGACGACATCCGTTACGACGGTGGAGGCGATGACGGCGGAAACAAGCAGCTCCCTGACTACGACACTATAGTAATTCCTCAAAGAGTCATTGGAAAAGATGGCGTCCGTCGCCGCAACAGCCATTCCAATCCATCCGCTCTCGCACTTAGCGACTCTAATGGGAACAGAGAATATTGGATCAAAACCGATGCAGAAT ATCTTGTGTTGGAGCTATAA
- the LOC131246776 gene encoding protein LAZY 1 isoform X2, translated as MKLLGWMHRKFRQNGGEPMKDFVIGRPSLDEQHYLPKTAHYGRPSRSQKDNLFRNSFAGLDEAGRDEEHEDLENDELFHGLLAIGTLGSDPIDRISVETITEKQQTDDVTPNDIKLINDELEKELAKDETACDVSSARNSHVSAIMAVNGKQMDVAGDTAIGPVCPLQDYLFGSPIELPETTVVAAKKEHRTSLGELFMRSRMAEENGGKGVSGKCDEKRDGGDKSGVHRVKKMLKRRTTMPGATSRNSAGAGMAPDTVTAETKLHKILHIFHRKVHPESSAATKKCSKSEGYAMKDDIRYDGGGDDGGNKQLPDYDTIVIPQRVIGKDGVRRRNSHSNPSALALSDSNGNREYWIKTDAEYLVLEL; from the exons ATGAAG TTACTCGGGTGGATGCATCGTAAGTTCCGGCAGAACGGCGGCGAGCCCATGAAGGATTTCGTGATCG GCCGTCCATCACTCGACGAACAGCACTACCTCCCAAAGACGGCCCACTACGGCCGGCCCAGCCGATCACAGAAAGACAATCTCTTCCGTAACTCCTTCGCCGGACTCGACGAGGCCGGCCGCGACGAAGAACACGAAGATCTGGAAAATGACGAACTCTTCCACGGCCTACTCGCGATCGGGACCCTTGGATCGGACCCGATCGACCGCATTTCCGTCGAAACCATAACTGAAAAGCAGCAGACCGATGACGTCACGCCAAACGACATCAAGCTCATCAACGACGAACTCGAGAAGGAGCTCGCCAAGGACGAAACTGCATGTGACGTGTCATCAGCCAGAAACAGCCACGTAAGCGCCATCATGGCTGTGAATGGGAAGCAAATGGACGTTGCGGGGGACACCGCTATTGGACCGGTTTGCCCTCTGCAGGACTACCTGTTCGGATCGCCGATCGAGCTGCCGGAGACTACTGTAGTGGCGGCGAAGAAAGAACACCGTACTTCGCTTGGAGAGCTTTTCATGAGGAGTCGAATGGCTGAAGAAAATGGCGGGAAAGGTGTTTCTGGAAAATGCGATGAGAAAAGAGACGGTGGAGATAAGTCCGGGGTCCACCGTGTGAAGAAGATGCTAAAGCGACGAACGACGATGCCCGGAGCTACTTCTAGGAACTCGGCCGGTGCCGGAATGGCGCCCGATACCGTTACGGCCGAGACGAAGCTGCATAAG ATCCTGCATATCTTCCATAGGAAAGTTCATCCTGAAAGCTCTGCTGCTACAAAGAAATGTTCCAAGTCTGAAGGCTACGCGATGAAGGACGACATCCGTTACGACGGTGGAGGCGATGACGGCGGAAACAAGCAGCTCCCTGACTACGACACTATAGTAATTCCTCAAAGAGTCATTGGAAAAGATGGCGTCCGTCGCCGCAACAGCCATTCCAATCCATCCGCTCTCGCACTTAGCGACTCTAATGGGAACAGAGAATATTGGATCAAAACCGATGCAGAAT ATCTTGTGTTGGAGCTATAA